From a single Kingella potus genomic region:
- the lpdA gene encoding dihydrolipoyl dehydrogenase — protein MSQYDVAVIGAGPGGYVAAIRAAQLGFKTVCIDAGVNKKGDAPALGGTCLNVGCIPSKALLQSSEHFHAAQHDFAEHGITVGDVKFDAAKMIERKDAIVTKLTGGIAFLFQKNKVDSLHGKGSFAGKNGDLYQIEVDNKGEKTLIEAKNVIVATGSVPRPLPQIAIDNVNVLDNEGALNLTEVPQKLGIIGSGVIGLEMGSVWNRVGSQVSILEAMPVFLAAADQQIAKEAFKYFTKEQGINIELGVKIGDIQSDGKGVSVTFESAEGEKKTEVFDKLIVSIGRIPNTDGLNAEAVGLEKDERGFIKVDGDCRTNLPNVWAIGDVVRGPMLAHKASDEGVAVAERIAGQKPHIDFNSVPFVIYTDPEIAWVGKTEEQLKAEGVKYKKGTSGFGANGRALGLGKAKGTVKVLADAETDRILGVHMVGPMVSELIAEGVVGLEFSASSEDLARIIHAHPTLSEVVHEACLAADKRALHG, from the coding sequence ATGTCCCAATACGATGTTGCCGTAATCGGTGCCGGCCCCGGCGGATATGTTGCCGCCATCCGCGCCGCCCAACTCGGTTTTAAAACCGTCTGCATTGATGCGGGCGTAAACAAAAAAGGCGATGCCCCCGCGTTGGGCGGCACCTGCCTGAATGTGGGCTGCATCCCGTCCAAAGCCCTGTTGCAGTCGAGCGAGCATTTCCATGCCGCACAGCATGATTTTGCCGAACACGGCATTACCGTCGGCGACGTAAAATTCGATGCCGCCAAAATGATCGAACGCAAAGACGCGATTGTTACCAAACTGACCGGCGGCATTGCTTTTCTGTTTCAGAAAAACAAAGTTGACAGCCTGCACGGCAAAGGCTCGTTTGCCGGCAAAAACGGAGATTTGTACCAAATCGAAGTGGATAACAAAGGCGAAAAAACCCTTATCGAAGCCAAAAACGTGATTGTTGCCACCGGCTCCGTACCGCGTCCGCTGCCGCAGATTGCCATCGACAATGTCAATGTGTTGGACAACGAAGGCGCACTGAACCTGACCGAAGTGCCGCAAAAACTCGGCATCATCGGATCGGGCGTTATCGGCTTGGAAATGGGTTCGGTGTGGAACCGCGTCGGATCGCAGGTAAGCATTCTCGAAGCCATGCCCGTCTTCCTTGCAGCCGCCGACCAGCAAATCGCCAAAGAAGCCTTCAAATACTTTACCAAAGAGCAGGGCATAAACATCGAATTGGGCGTGAAAATCGGCGACATCCAATCCGACGGAAAAGGCGTGAGCGTAACGTTCGAGTCGGCAGAGGGCGAGAAGAAGACCGAAGTATTCGACAAACTCATCGTTTCCATCGGCCGCATCCCGAATACCGACGGTTTGAATGCCGAAGCCGTGGGTTTGGAAAAAGACGAGCGCGGCTTTATCAAAGTAGACGGCGACTGCCGCACCAACCTGCCCAATGTTTGGGCCATCGGCGACGTGGTGCGCGGCCCGATGCTGGCGCACAAAGCCAGCGACGAAGGCGTGGCCGTGGCCGAGCGTATTGCCGGACAGAAGCCGCACATCGACTTCAACAGCGTGCCTTTCGTGATTTATACCGATCCCGAAATCGCCTGGGTCGGCAAAACCGAAGAGCAGCTCAAAGCCGAAGGCGTGAAATACAAAAAAGGCACTTCCGGCTTCGGAGCGAACGGCCGCGCCCTTGGTTTGGGCAAAGCCAAAGGCACAGTCAAAGTGCTGGCCGATGCCGAAACCGACCGCATTCTCGGCGTGCATATGGTCGGCCCGATGGTAAGCGAGCTGATTGCCGAAGGTGTGGTCGGTTTGGAGTTTTCCGCCAGCAGCGAAGACCTCGCCCGCATCATCCATGCGCATCCGACCCTCTCCGAAGTGGTACACGAAGCCTGCCTGGCCGCCGACAAACGCGCCCTGCACGGCTGA
- a CDS encoding 2-oxoglutarate dehydrogenase E1 component yields MMDEKQNFSYLFGSNAPYIEELYEEFLNDPNSVEEYWRQYFSELAAQPGNAERDVAHRPIQESFAKLAKARPLAAGMPDEAMLKKQVAVLRLISAYRIQGVYAAQLDPLKRKPPVFIESLDPKFHGLSDEDMAVKFNVGKGDFGGQYEKLTLSEILTKLKQTYCGSVGVEYMHIADRDERHWVRNYFESVSSSPKYSTDEKRFILKELTSAETLERYLQNKYVGQKRFGVEGGESSILALNYLVRNIGKDGVEEVIVGMAHRGRLNVLVNTLGKKPSDLFAEFEGRAEIKLPSGDVKYHTGFSSDIATPTGPLHVTLAFNPSHLEIVNPVVEGSSRAKQERRGEQGSKQVLPVLIHGDSAFIGLGVNQAVFNMSLTRGYTTGGTIHIVVNNQIGFTTSDTRDTRSAVYCTDISKMVDAPVFHVNADDPEAVCLVMQAAMDYRKTFHKDVVVDVVCYRKNGHNESDDPTLTQPMMYKAVAKHPGTRAIYADKLEREGVVGKEEAESYVQAYRNALDRGEHVEQTRLTDYTSKHSVDWSKYQGQDWRENVESGLSAEDIKRLAEKFTYVPEGFGLHNTSKRLIENRKAMAAGEQNLDWGMAETIAYASLVSNGIGVRISGEDSGRGTFSHRQAVLHDQNREKWDAGIYIPLQHISDNQAPFTVIDSILNEEAVLAYEYGHACSAPDMLTIWEAQFGDFANGAQVAIDQFISSGETKWGRMCGLTVILPHGYDGQGPEHSSGRLERWLQLCAEKNMQIIMPSEASQMFHILRRQQLRSMRKPLIIFMSKRLLRFKDATSPLSDFLEGTTFRPVIGDTVQRADNGKVKRVILCAGQVYYDLAAGRVERGLEEEVAIVRIEQLYPFPYAEAEAELAKYPNAAEFLWAQEEPKNQGAWYQTLHRLERLAKGRKVLFAGRPASASPAVGYGSLHTKQLKQLVEDAFSSN; encoded by the coding sequence ATGATGGATGAAAAACAAAACTTTTCTTATCTCTTCGGCTCAAATGCCCCGTATATTGAAGAGCTCTATGAAGAATTTTTAAATGACCCGAATTCGGTGGAAGAATATTGGCGGCAGTATTTTTCCGAGTTGGCTGCGCAGCCCGGCAATGCCGAACGCGACGTGGCGCACAGGCCGATTCAGGAGTCTTTTGCCAAGCTGGCAAAAGCCCGCCCTTTGGCTGCGGGAATGCCTGATGAAGCTATGCTGAAAAAACAGGTTGCCGTGCTGCGTCTGATTTCGGCATACCGCATTCAAGGTGTCTATGCGGCACAGCTTGATCCGCTCAAACGCAAACCGCCTGTCTTCATTGAAAGTCTGGATCCCAAGTTTCACGGACTTTCCGATGAAGATATGGCGGTTAAATTCAATGTCGGTAAAGGCGATTTCGGCGGCCAGTACGAAAAGCTGACTTTGTCGGAAATCCTGACCAAGCTGAAACAGACTTACTGCGGCTCCGTTGGTGTCGAATATATGCACATTGCCGATCGCGACGAACGCCATTGGGTAAGGAATTATTTTGAAAGCGTTTCTTCGTCGCCCAAATACAGTACTGATGAAAAACGCTTTATCTTGAAAGAGCTTACTTCTGCCGAGACACTCGAGCGCTATTTGCAGAACAAATACGTCGGACAAAAACGCTTCGGTGTAGAAGGCGGCGAAAGCTCGATTTTGGCTTTGAACTATTTGGTGCGGAACATCGGCAAAGACGGTGTGGAAGAGGTGATTGTCGGTATGGCACACCGAGGCCGTCTGAATGTTTTGGTCAATACCTTAGGTAAAAAACCGAGCGATTTGTTTGCCGAATTTGAAGGACGTGCAGAGATTAAGCTGCCCAGCGGCGACGTGAAGTACCACACCGGCTTCAGCTCCGACATTGCTACGCCCACCGGCCCGCTGCACGTTACGCTGGCGTTCAATCCCTCGCATTTGGAAATCGTTAATCCCGTAGTTGAAGGATCCAGCCGTGCGAAACAGGAAAGACGCGGCGAACAAGGCAGCAAACAGGTTCTGCCTGTGTTGATTCACGGCGATTCCGCTTTCATCGGTTTGGGTGTCAATCAGGCAGTGTTCAATATGTCGCTGACACGCGGCTATACCACGGGCGGTACCATCCACATTGTAGTAAACAACCAAATCGGCTTTACCACTTCCGATACCCGCGATACCCGCTCTGCCGTTTACTGTACCGATATTTCCAAAATGGTGGATGCACCGGTATTTCATGTAAATGCCGATGATCCCGAAGCTGTCTGCCTTGTAATGCAGGCAGCGATGGACTACCGCAAAACCTTCCACAAAGACGTAGTGGTTGATGTGGTTTGCTACCGTAAAAACGGACATAACGAAAGCGACGATCCGACGCTGACCCAGCCGATGATGTACAAAGCCGTTGCCAAACATCCGGGTACCCGTGCGATTTATGCGGACAAACTGGAACGCGAGGGCGTGGTTGGGAAGGAAGAAGCCGAATCCTATGTCCAAGCCTACCGTAACGCCTTGGATCGGGGCGAGCATGTCGAACAAACCAGGCTGACCGACTATACCAGCAAACACAGTGTGGACTGGTCGAAATATCAGGGACAAGACTGGCGTGAGAATGTGGAAAGCGGACTGTCTGCCGAAGACATCAAACGCCTTGCCGAAAAGTTTACCTATGTTCCTGAGGGCTTCGGACTGCACAACACCTCCAAGCGTCTGATTGAAAACCGTAAAGCAATGGCTGCCGGCGAGCAGAACCTTGACTGGGGTATGGCTGAAACCATCGCTTATGCCAGCCTGGTCAGCAACGGAATCGGCGTGCGTATTTCCGGCGAAGATTCCGGACGCGGCACGTTCTCCCACCGTCAGGCCGTGCTGCACGACCAAAACCGCGAAAAATGGGATGCGGGCATTTACATTCCCTTGCAGCATATCAGCGACAACCAGGCTCCGTTTACCGTTATCGACTCGATTCTGAACGAAGAAGCGGTATTGGCCTACGAATACGGCCATGCCTGTTCCGCGCCCGATATGCTGACTATTTGGGAAGCGCAGTTCGGTGATTTTGCCAACGGCGCACAGGTTGCCATCGACCAGTTTATCTCTTCCGGCGAAACCAAATGGGGACGTATGTGCGGCCTGACCGTCATCCTGCCTCACGGTTATGACGGACAAGGTCCGGAACACTCTTCCGGCCGTTTGGAACGTTGGCTGCAATTGTGTGCGGAGAAAAACATGCAGATCATCATGCCTTCCGAAGCGTCGCAGATGTTCCACATCCTGCGCCGCCAGCAGTTGCGTTCCATGCGCAAGCCGCTGATTATCTTTATGTCCAAACGCCTGCTGCGCTTTAAAGACGCAACCAGCCCGCTGTCCGATTTCCTCGAAGGTACGACTTTCCGCCCCGTAATCGGCGATACCGTGCAGCGTGCCGACAACGGCAAAGTAAAACGCGTCATTCTTTGTGCCGGACAGGTCTACTATGACTTGGCCGCAGGCCGTGTCGAGCGCGGCTTGGAAGAAGAAGTGGCCATTGTCCGTATCGAGCAGCTCTATCCCTTCCCCTATGCGGAAGCCGAAGCGGAATTGGCGAAATATCCGAACGCCGCCGAGTTTCTGTGGGCGCAGGAAGAGCCGAAAAACCAGGGAGCGTGGTATCAGACCCTCCACCGGTTGGAGCGTTTGGCCAAAGGCAGGAAAGTGCTGTTTGCCGGCCGTCCGGCCAGTGCGTCGCCCGCAGTAGGCTACGGCAGTCTGCATACCAAGCAGCTCAAACAGTTGGTTGAAGACGCGTTTTCATCCAATTAA
- a CDS encoding succinate dehydrogenase assembly factor 2: MTKFDENAKRRIRFLTRRGLLELDIVLTRFMETEFRHLSDEELSVFVEILDLPDQEFLALVNGKEATDKPQFEALLDKIRRN, translated from the coding sequence ATGACAAAATTTGACGAAAATGCCAAACGGCGTATCCGTTTTCTTACACGCCGAGGGCTGCTTGAGCTTGATATTGTACTCACGCGGTTCATGGAAACAGAATTCCGGCATCTTAGCGATGAAGAGCTGTCGGTGTTTGTGGAAATCCTTGATTTGCCCGATCAGGAATTTCTCGCTTTGGTAAATGGCAAGGAAGCCACAGACAAACCGCAGTTTGAGGCGCTGCTGGATAAGATCAGACGGAATTGA
- the odhB gene encoding 2-oxoglutarate dehydrogenase complex dihydrolipoyllysine-residue succinyltransferase, producing MIVEVNVPVFAESITEGTLLAWHKKAGEAVARDEVLVDIETDKVVLEVPAPQAGVLVEIIVNEGDTVESQQVLAKIDTEAAAVAAAPAAQASAEAAPAASVSHSQAGVAMPAAAKLAAEKGVDVSSVQGSGRDGRVLKEDVQKAPAKAAAPAAPIPTGARPEERVPMSRLRTRVAERLLTSQQENAILTTFNEVNMKPVMDLRAKYKEKFEKEHGVKLGFMSFFVKAAVAALKKFPVVNASVDGKDIVYHGYFDIGIAIGSPRGLVVPILRDADQMSIADIEKAIVDYAVKAKDGKIAIEDLTGGTFSITNGGTFGSMMSTPIINPPQSAILGMHATKERAVVENGQVVVRPMMYLALSYDHRIIDGREAVLTLVTIKDLMEDPARLLLDL from the coding sequence ATGATCGTAGAAGTAAACGTTCCTGTTTTTGCCGAAAGCATTACCGAAGGCACGCTGCTGGCATGGCATAAAAAAGCCGGCGAAGCCGTTGCCCGCGACGAAGTGCTGGTAGATATCGAAACCGACAAAGTCGTGCTGGAAGTGCCTGCGCCGCAGGCGGGCGTGCTGGTAGAAATCATCGTCAACGAGGGCGATACCGTCGAATCGCAACAGGTGCTGGCCAAAATCGATACCGAAGCCGCCGCCGTTGCAGCCGCACCTGCCGCACAGGCATCTGCCGAAGCTGCGCCTGCCGCATCCGTATCCCATTCCCAAGCCGGTGTCGCCATGCCCGCCGCAGCCAAGCTGGCGGCCGAAAAAGGCGTGGACGTATCGTCTGTGCAGGGTTCCGGCCGCGACGGCCGTGTGCTGAAAGAAGACGTGCAGAAAGCACCTGCCAAAGCTGCTGCGCCCGCCGCTCCGATTCCCACAGGCGCGCGTCCCGAAGAACGCGTGCCGATGAGCCGTCTGCGTACCCGCGTGGCCGAACGTCTGCTGACTTCCCAGCAGGAAAATGCCATTCTCACCACTTTCAACGAAGTCAATATGAAACCGGTGATGGATTTGCGCGCCAAGTACAAAGAAAAATTTGAAAAAGAACACGGTGTCAAACTCGGCTTCATGTCGTTCTTTGTCAAAGCTGCCGTTGCCGCGTTGAAAAAATTCCCGGTAGTGAATGCCTCTGTCGACGGCAAAGACATTGTTTACCACGGCTACTTCGACATCGGCATCGCCATCGGCAGCCCGCGCGGCCTTGTCGTACCGATTCTTCGCGATGCGGACCAAATGAGCATTGCCGACATCGAAAAAGCCATCGTCGATTACGCTGTGAAAGCCAAAGACGGCAAAATCGCTATCGAAGACCTTACCGGCGGCACATTCAGCATTACCAACGGCGGTACGTTCGGTTCGATGATGTCCACCCCGATCATCAACCCGCCCCAGTCCGCCATTTTGGGTATGCACGCCACCAAAGAACGCGCCGTTGTGGAAAACGGCCAGGTTGTCGTGCGGCCGATGATGTATCTGGCACTTTCTTACGACCACCGCATTATCGACGGCCGCGAAGCCGTACTGACGCTGGTTACCATCAAAGATCTGATGGAAGATCCGGCACGCCTGCTGCTCGACCTGTAA
- a CDS encoding DNA translocase FtsK, which translates to MFWFTLCLILTAAIAALCVWRLYLDRGWRRDLRYFNRHGKNRPSENRETQDAAKPLSGAKPNFNSSRAETREADESRAVYERTVEKLRELSPKRYRRLKPEIPPGHHHDSLPIFSVQPQQTSETQQETQQNGEHGFQTASDTSADAPAPPPEIITEDEINRSRRKTVQEILEEEYARIRESEAAAAEKESGNDGAAAETPHPPAPDAPVIKPDEIVRFKRKTVQEILEEENALIRESEAAEKNAEAQDPPPQPPPPDAPVITDTELGRFKREPVESLIEKTGSEPESERKPAPDAEVITPEELRRAQSIRHNRPAAVRAEISPDESSLAGVRERAALRRIERDNRIFSDGLPTPPPSVAATPESGGTEQAAPVQVIGEGDIRSNLLRQQTRRRRLSAAALQNTPPHTIAEAEVRANLAGRDTPAARRLRRVSTVENASVLPAAAPVSAYGGEVVKTPPESRSLNPRAALPRRSRAVFRPRLAADVPPPDATVVEPPAVPDTPPLAVDVPPPAALAFSAELLPPQDGEMPSENPYDDLAAAFAAVSENEEKIRPEEETGGWADTEWSEPEWPSENPQDGNTDDAPDPYAYDSGQLPDFPVELDEEGRYPLPDTGLLLAASHNPEAEQSEEELLENSITIEEKLAEFRVKVKVLESYAGPVITRYEIEPDVGVRGNAVMNLEKDLARSLGVASIRVVETIPGKTCMGLELPNPKRQMIRLSEIFDSPAFARSESKLTLALGHDITGNPVVTDLARAPHLLVAGTTGSGKSVGVNAMILSMLFKARPEDVRMIMIDPKMLELSIYEGIPHLLAPVVTDMRLAANALAWCVNEMEKRYRLMSHLGVRNLAGYNQKIREESRMGRKIGNPFSLTPDNPEPLEKLPFIVVIVDEFADLMMTAGKKIEELIARITQKARAAGIHLILATQRPSVDVITGLIKANIPTRIAFQVSSKIDSRTILDQMGAENLLGQGDMLFLPPGTGYPQRVHGAFASDAEVHGVVEYLKQFGDPDYTEDILTGGTGSDDIFSNANEGRSNEGDSDPLYDQAVACVIKTGKATTSSVQRSLRIGYNRAANLVEQMEADGIISAPDAAGKRTVLARDDGRFDG; encoded by the coding sequence ATGTTTTGGTTCACACTCTGCCTCATCCTGACGGCCGCCATCGCCGCATTATGCGTCTGGCGGCTGTATCTCGACCGGGGCTGGCGGCGCGACCTGCGCTATTTCAACCGCCACGGTAAAAACAGGCCGTCTGAAAACCGCGAAACACAAGATGCCGCCAAACCGCTCTCCGGCGCGAAACCCAACTTCAACAGCAGCCGCGCCGAAACGCGCGAAGCCGACGAAAGCCGCGCCGTATACGAGCGCACGGTAGAAAAACTGCGCGAACTCTCCCCGAAACGCTACCGCCGCCTCAAGCCCGAAATCCCTCCCGGCCACCACCACGACAGCCTGCCGATTTTTTCCGTGCAGCCGCAGCAAACGTCCGAAACGCAACAAGAAACCCAACAAAACGGGGAACACGGTTTTCAGACGGCCTCCGACACGTCGGCAGACGCGCCCGCCCCTCCGCCCGAAATCATCACCGAAGACGAAATCAACCGCAGCAGACGCAAAACCGTACAGGAAATCCTCGAAGAAGAATACGCACGCATCCGCGAAAGCGAAGCGGCGGCAGCGGAGAAAGAAAGCGGCAACGATGGTGCAGCCGCCGAAACGCCGCATCCGCCCGCTCCCGACGCACCGGTTATCAAGCCCGACGAAATCGTCCGCTTCAAACGCAAAACCGTGCAGGAAATCCTCGAAGAAGAAAACGCCCTCATCCGCGAAAGCGAAGCGGCGGAAAAAAATGCCGAAGCCCAAGACCCGCCGCCGCAGCCGCCTCCTCCCGACGCGCCGGTCATCACCGATACCGAACTCGGCCGCTTCAAACGCGAGCCGGTAGAATCGCTTATCGAAAAAACCGGCAGCGAACCCGAATCCGAACGCAAGCCCGCGCCCGATGCCGAAGTCATCACACCCGAAGAACTGCGCCGCGCACAAAGCATCCGGCATAACCGCCCCGCCGCCGTCCGGGCAGAGATTTCTCCCGACGAATCCTCTCTGGCCGGCGTACGCGAACGCGCCGCCCTGCGCCGCATCGAACGCGACAACCGCATTTTTTCAGACGGCCTCCCCACTCCGCCGCCGTCTGTGGCGGCAACGCCCGAATCCGGCGGCACGGAACAGGCCGCACCCGTGCAGGTTATCGGCGAAGGCGACATCCGCAGCAATCTGCTGCGCCAGCAAACCAGACGCCGCCGCCTGTCCGCCGCCGCTCTGCAAAACACGCCGCCGCACACCATTGCCGAAGCGGAAGTCCGCGCCAATCTGGCCGGACGCGACACTCCCGCCGCCCGCCGCCTGCGCCGCGTCAGCACCGTCGAAAACGCAAGCGTCCTGCCCGCTGCCGCGCCGGTGTCCGCCTACGGCGGCGAAGTGGTGAAAACGCCGCCCGAAAGCCGCAGCCTCAACCCGAGAGCCGCCCTGCCCCGCCGCAGCCGGGCCGTGTTCCGTCCGCGCCTCGCCGCCGACGTGCCGCCGCCAGACGCTACCGTGGTCGAGCCGCCCGCCGTCCCCGATACGCCGCCGCTCGCCGTGGATGTCCCCCCGCCCGCAGCCCTTGCCTTTTCCGCCGAGCTGCTGCCGCCGCAGGATGGGGAAATGCCGTCTGAAAACCCTTATGACGACCTTGCCGCCGCTTTTGCCGCCGTATCGGAAAATGAAGAGAAAATAAGGCCGGAAGAGGAAACCGGCGGCTGGGCAGACACAGAGTGGAGCGAACCCGAATGGCCGTCTGAAAATCCGCAGGACGGCAATACGGACGACGCACCCGATCCCTATGCCTACGACAGCGGCCAACTGCCCGACTTCCCCGTCGAACTCGACGAAGAAGGCCGCTACCCCCTACCCGACACCGGCCTGCTGCTGGCAGCCAGCCACAATCCGGAAGCCGAGCAGTCCGAAGAAGAGCTGCTGGAAAACAGCATCACCATTGAAGAAAAGCTGGCCGAGTTCCGCGTCAAAGTCAAAGTGCTCGAATCCTACGCCGGCCCCGTGATTACCCGCTACGAAATCGAACCCGATGTCGGCGTGCGCGGCAATGCAGTAATGAATCTGGAAAAAGACCTCGCCCGCTCGCTGGGCGTGGCCTCCATCCGCGTCGTCGAAACCATCCCCGGCAAAACCTGCATGGGCTTGGAGCTGCCCAACCCGAAACGGCAGATGATCCGCCTGAGCGAAATCTTCGATTCGCCCGCTTTCGCCCGATCCGAATCCAAGCTCACCCTCGCGCTGGGACACGACATTACCGGCAATCCCGTTGTAACCGACCTTGCCCGCGCGCCCCATCTCTTAGTGGCCGGCACCACCGGTTCGGGCAAATCCGTCGGCGTGAACGCCATGATCCTGTCCATGCTGTTCAAAGCCCGCCCGGAAGACGTGCGCATGATCATGATCGATCCGAAAATGCTCGAGCTTTCCATCTACGAAGGCATACCCCACCTGCTCGCCCCCGTCGTTACCGATATGCGGCTGGCGGCCAACGCCCTTGCCTGGTGCGTCAACGAAATGGAAAAACGCTACCGCCTGATGAGCCATCTGGGCGTGCGCAACCTTGCCGGCTACAACCAGAAAATCCGTGAAGAATCCCGGATGGGGCGCAAAATCGGCAACCCTTTCAGCCTCACGCCCGATAATCCCGAGCCGCTGGAAAAGCTGCCTTTCATTGTTGTTATCGTTGACGAATTTGCCGACCTGATGATGACTGCCGGCAAAAAAATCGAAGAACTCATCGCCCGCATCACCCAAAAAGCACGGGCGGCGGGCATCCACCTCATCCTTGCCACCCAACGCCCGAGCGTCGATGTGATTACCGGCCTCATCAAAGCCAATATCCCCACACGCATCGCCTTTCAGGTATCGAGCAAAATCGACAGCCGCACCATCCTCGACCAAATGGGCGCGGAAAACCTGCTCGGCCAGGGCGATATGCTCTTCCTGCCGCCCGGCACCGGCTATCCGCAGCGCGTACACGGCGCGTTTGCCTCCGATGCCGAAGTACACGGCGTAGTCGAATACCTCAAACAATTCGGCGACCCCGACTACACCGAAGACATCCTGACCGGCGGCACCGGCAGCGACGATATATTCAGCAACGCCAACGAAGGCCGCAGCAACGAAGGCGACAGCGACCCGCTCTACGACCAGGCCGTCGCCTGCGTCATCAAAACCGGCAAGGCCACCACCTCATCCGTGCAGCGGTCCCTCAGAATCGGCTACAACCGCGCCGCCAACCTTGTCGAGCAGATGGAAGCCGACGGCATCATTTCCGCCCCCGACGCGGCCGGAAAGCGCACCGTCCTCGCCCGCGACGACGGCCGTTTCGACGGATAG
- the gltA gene encoding citrate synthase: MSQSVKVEIAGKEIIELPVLQGELGNDVVDIRAFTKASGMFTFDPGFVSTASCESKITFIDGDKGYLYYRGYPIEQLAEKGDYLETCYLLIYGNLPTAEQKKQFVDTVMHHTMVHEQLTWFFRGFRRDAHPMAMMVGVVGALSAFYQDSLEISDPEHRKVAIYRLISKIPTIAAMCYRYSNGLPFNYPKNDLSYTANFMHMMFATPCEAYTPNPVLVRALDRIFILHADHEQNASTSTVRLAGSSGANPFACIAAGIASLWGPSHGGANEAVLNMLDEIGDVSRVAEFMEGVKAKKYRLMGFGHRVYKNMDPRAAIMKQTCDEVLRELGLENDPKFKLAMELEKIALNDPYFIEKKLYPNVDFYSGIVLSALGIPVSMFTVIFALARTVGWISHWHEMISDPGQKIGRPRQLYTGAPRRDYVPLDQR; the protein is encoded by the coding sequence ATGTCTCAGTCCGTTAAAGTAGAAATCGCAGGTAAAGAAATTATCGAGCTGCCTGTTTTGCAAGGAGAGTTAGGGAATGATGTAGTGGACATCCGCGCATTTACCAAAGCCAGCGGAATGTTCACATTCGACCCGGGATTTGTTTCCACTGCAAGTTGCGAATCAAAAATTACCTTTATCGACGGCGATAAAGGTTATCTGTACTATCGCGGCTATCCGATTGAGCAACTGGCGGAAAAAGGCGATTATTTGGAGACCTGTTACCTGTTGATTTACGGTAACTTGCCGACTGCTGAGCAGAAAAAACAATTTGTCGATACTGTGATGCACCACACTATGGTACATGAGCAGCTGACATGGTTTTTCCGTGGTTTCCGGAGGGATGCGCATCCGATGGCGATGATGGTGGGCGTGGTCGGGGCTTTGTCTGCTTTTTACCAGGACAGTTTGGAAATTTCCGATCCGGAGCATCGTAAAGTTGCCATCTATCGGCTGATTTCCAAAATCCCCACCATTGCGGCCATGTGTTACCGTTATTCAAACGGCCTGCCGTTTAATTATCCGAAAAACGACCTCTCTTACACGGCAAATTTCATGCATATGATGTTTGCCACGCCTTGTGAAGCGTATACTCCCAATCCCGTACTGGTTCGTGCGCTTGACCGTATCTTCATCCTCCATGCCGACCACGAACAGAATGCCTCTACTTCTACTGTCCGTTTGGCAGGATCCTCAGGTGCGAATCCGTTTGCCTGTATTGCTGCTGGCATTGCCAGCTTGTGGGGTCCGTCGCACGGCGGAGCGAATGAAGCAGTTCTGAATATGTTGGACGAAATCGGAGACGTATCTCGTGTGGCTGAATTTATGGAGGGCGTTAAGGCGAAAAAATACCGCCTGATGGGCTTCGGACACCGGGTGTACAAAAATATGGATCCGCGTGCAGCCATTATGAAGCAGACATGCGACGAAGTATTGCGCGAGCTTGGGTTGGAAAACGATCCCAAATTCAAGCTGGCGATGGAGTTGGAAAAAATTGCTCTGAACGATCCCTATTTCATTGAGAAAAAGCTGTATCCGAATGTTGATTTCTATTCCGGCATCGTTTTGTCGGCATTGGGTATACCGGTTTCCATGTTTACTGTGATTTTCGCCTTGGCGCGTACAGTAGGTTGGATTTCCCACTGGCATGAAATGATTTCGGATCCTGGGCAGAAGATTGGCCGTCCGCGCCAGCTTTATACAGGTGCGCCGCGTAGGGATTATGTACCTTTGGATCAACGCTAA